Within Montipora foliosa isolate CH-2021 chromosome 3, ASM3666993v2, whole genome shotgun sequence, the genomic segment TTTGAGCGAAATTTACAGTTAACCTGTTgaatgaacatttaaaaaaactgaCAACTCCTATGCCGAGATCTTGAAACAGGTGAAACGCAACCACTGCAACATGAAGTAAACGGAGATTCCTGAAAATGCTCAGCACTGTCAGTGTATTTTTTCTATCAAAGTATTTGATTAAATGCGCAATTTATTCCTTCATTTCATACATTTCCTGCGCTTCATATGCTGTTCCTTCTATTTTACAAACTGATCGTTGAGTAGGTTTTTCCGTTTTGGGTTCTGTATGGAGGAAGACCGAGCTTACGAATGGATGGAAGCAGTTCAGAACCAATTGCATCCGGTCATCAAACAAGGTCCATGGTCGTGCTTTTGTGGTGCCAAGTGGAAAATCTCGAGTCATCCAACAGAAGGCGCATGCCATTTGACTTGTCGCCAGAAGGATCGTTGTGATTTCTTCCTCTGGATAGCCGTTCCATGGTCCCCGAAAATCTGTCGGGTTCGTCAAGCACACGCTGTGGGTCCCGCCATCCACTCGATCTATAGACCAGTGGATGAAACCGTCCACCGTTGGGAGAGTACAGGATGCACCAACCCCATCACAAACAATTGCTGGACTGGGCAAGGTTATCCACCCTGATTAACTGAAGACTGCAAATTGTTAGCTAATTAGACTAACCtttaattaaaggggctatgccATGCAAAATGATGTGATTTCATAGAGAGATCTGCAGAAAATCTAGATGGCTGGCGTCATTATGAGGTTACGAGATCTTACACCTGCAGCAGCCAATCTTTAAGTATAGAAAGCAGCCATTCCACCACATAAACCCTATACTGCAGTGCCATATAGCACTTTAGTAGAGGAAGTGACGTCCGTAAGCTAGAACGTGTTCAAGAAAGAGGCTTGTGAGCTATCTACTGTAACTGGAAATCACCTTACAAACAGTTGCTGGATTGGGCAAGGTTACCCACCCTGATCAACTGTAAATAAATTGTTAGCTAATTAGACTATCCTTTACCTAAAGGGGGTaagtcacgcaaaatgatgtaatttcacgaCACctaaaatgcccaaaaagtagaatgaaacattgcaataagtTAACCGATTAAAACTTTTGaccaacataaaagaaatacggcaaaagaaaagaaaagcatggatggacacaaatggacaagattaaAACGGATTGCGCTTGGGTAATCTCgaaaaaaagtcggcccgacgtttttcaagtttatgcaATTCGCCTGTATAAAGGCGCTTTTCgctcagaatcatcgtgtttgtGATgaaacgataattttatcagtaaaggaattccacattaccattttcgagttttaaacttgtgATTAAAATAAAGTGACGTAGCCCCTTTAACGTACTATCAAAGAATGATTAGGGTGAATCTGCGTTTGTAGAAAAATCCAAgaactttttataattttttgtagAGCTGTAAATATGTAAGGTCATTTAAAATGTGCATAATTGTGCAAATTATTAATCTGGTGATGATGGATCTAATTCTTAATCTGATTATTAATCTGATTTATGCATGAAGCGTGCAAGGTTATCTTTTCCCCTTTCTGAATAGGTATGGCTGCTGGGGTTCTGTTTCAAAGAATAGGCTTGATTATCGTTTTTGTAAACTTACCTGTATTTGTACTAGATACTACCTTCCTTTGCAATTCCAACCATCCAAAGGAGTGGCTTAAGACATTAAGACCAGCTATCGACTCTTCCATGCTCATTTGCCTCAAAGTCTTTCAAGCGTGCACATTTTTGGCCAAGACAGGAGAGTGATAGCTTACGCGTTAAAATCGCGTGCCGTAGGGTACCCCACAGGTTGCAGGCAAATTCCATTGGCTGACATCTACATGTAGATCGGCTCACTTTGTTTGCAAAGTGTGATCATTAAAATAGAGCGGAAGAAACGACTAGTTTTGCTCAAACGTCCAAGAAGAGTAACTATCCTATCTTCACACACAGATATGactatttattaaattctcaatctTGGATAACGCAATTCTAGACTGGATCTAGGTTATCAGCCATTATACctgcgtttgaccttatatggaaatgaaTGCGGCAAATGTCGCTTAGTACAAACGTTTTGGCCCCCGGAAGTCACATCACTTTCCAGTCGTTTCATTTCATTACTGTTTTCATacaggtggttttcacgtgacgtcatcgcctccatgttggtggacgaaaacaaaagatctctcgttGACTCCAATAGGCCTTACCCCTTATGACGTACAGCACCtgaattcttttgttgagtgacTACTATAAATACCAGAATGCAATGTTTCAGTAgtcactcaacaaaagaattgcgAGGCGTTACGTCATAAAGGGTACGGTCtattgttcgtccaccagcaattgtacatcgCAGTATTGTTACCCGAGTCTCTCGAGagtggttgcaaaccatctattagCACAGTGGCGCCGGATGCATGCTGCTGTTTTCATAGATCAAACTGACCTATACTATATGACTGAAATTGATTGCTTGCGGCCACTTTGACGTCTAACCGGGAGCCCATTACTTGGGGACTCCATACGTATGTCACCCTTGAGTCACCCCTGTCCcatatctttctgtttttaaaaCTGCGatataatttcatcattttgaaatacaTTCGTGTTTCGGATGTGCTGTACGTGATGTAATGAGTGGCcgaccataggtctcttatgattggctatagAGTACTAAAGCAGTTACGTCACGCATCCATGGCAACCAAATTTTCTGTTCTAAACAAACGCACGGGAAGCAAGATGTCGGTGCTGACAATTGCGTCCCTGCTTTCTTTCTTCGAAAATGAGAATAAATCCGTTTCAAGAGGTGAAAATCACTTCAAATCAAACCATGTTGAAAGCTTTAGTGCAAGTCAAGGTGTTTTGAAGGGACAAGTTCACGCTAGTATGAAGAAAAAAGTGTATAATGTGACGGTAAGTGAAATGCGGTAAATGGCCAATATTGAGCAGAAAGCTTATAGAAAACTACTGTTAAACTTTGTGtattataattttctttttagatataCCTTGACCAAAACAATGCGATTAAATCGAGCGAGTGCGAGTGTCCTCGGGGAGTTTATAAATGCAGCCATGCTGCAGCTCTGTTCATCTACGGAATTTATAACTGGAGTCGGACTGATGTTGAGTGTTCATGGAAAAAACGGAATGCACCTGATATTTCTCGGAAATCTATTGCTGAAATGTTTCCTCCAGCAAAGCCAGGATATACAGCCTTACTCCGACAACCAAATCAAGGAGATCGAGAAGCGCTGTATTCAGAGCTCCGAGCGTATGGAAAGTTCACTGGCCTATGCTGGCTGTTAAGCCCTGAGCCAAAACAACTGGGGGATCTACCTGTCTCAACAGTGGAAGAGGTTATTTTTTCCGAAGAATTTCTCACCTTATCTACTGCTGCTGAACAACTTGAGTTTATCAAACGAAAATTAAAGGTAGAGCAGGAAATTGTAAATCAAATCAGTTCTTTAACTGTCGGTCAGCGAAACAATCCCTCCTGGCATTATGTGGAAACCCATAGAATTTACAAGTATGTGATTCGGAATGATGATCACAGCCCGGAGCAAAGCAGTGAACCATCACGATCTTTCACCTCTAACACCTCGGCTCTTTGTCTGCTCAGTTGACGATTAGGATCTTCTTTCAAACGAATAAATATTCGTCTACGTCATCCAaagttccaaaaaaaattacagttcaATCAATAAGGGAAACTGTAAAAATAAAGGCCGCAAAACTGAAAAGGAGTCGAAAGCCACGCTTAACGCGCTTGTAATGCTATGCTTGGCAAACTTTGTTTAGAACAGAAAATTTGGTTGCCATGGAAGCATGACGTCACACTTTAGTActctattgtgaaaacacccgcGAAAACCCCTCtgggaggtgcttctaaaattaaaaagataccggacagggttgactcagagaGTTAAAATAGAAGATGGAGGCTTCCGGTAATGAGCTCCTGACCGTCTGACATGATAAGGTTTTCGCCTTTTTCAGCTACTAGATTGTCCCCCTGGAAATTTCAATGAAGGAAAAGGGTACTGCACAGGAAAGCCGTTTAGATTGTCAACAAGCATTATTTATTTGTAATATCATCAACAACAGTCCAGTTCTCCTTTCATGAAGTTTTGATGGTACACTTGGATTCAAACCATTAGCtatactttctttttttttctatgtttGCTAGTGGTTTGGTTCcgtcattcaatattctttTTTCAAAGTTTCGTTTTTGCGTTTTGTTGTTCCTCAACATTAACTTTTCTCATTGTTTGCGAAGAGTTGTTAAGATTTTGCCCGATGTGAATGAAATTACTAAAGAGAGCCGGAGATGATCCttgcaatttaagcaattttctccTTGAGACACCTGACAACTTCAGGTGGGTCCAACGGGACTAgaacccatgacttctgcgATTCCGGTGCACTGCTCCGCCAACCCAGGCtggaagcaggtcaatttattgggttcacgtgttcccgtgaaaggacttggGTAATTAAAAAAGTGTATATATGAAGTCCGGGTTATAGACTGACAAATTGATAAAGGTAATCTCGCACTTATCTTATTTCAAGTTACAGAACGGTTCTTTGTTGTGTGCCCACGCTGTCGGCAAAACTTGAAATTGTGTCATTTCAtacatttttcgttttttgcaTTGGACTTTCTAGATCTGCAGCATTCTcttcaccagagcctcggatcgagcCAAGGCTcagggaaactctatgtaggagaacatgcgccgtagggtttttacagccaaaaattgactatttgaaccttaccgcgcctgctcactcctcgtgctaacctGAATGCATCagttagagacgcttttgattgttcttcacgaaaaccaaagacaagacactttgtttcagggttccctagagctcttctctcctttagtcaagagaagagctctggggtcgagattggatcTGCAGCTCTTTGAGATGGCTAATTATACTTTGCACTTCCGATATGTAGTGATAATTTTTTGAGGTTTGGATCGGAAAATGAGGACCGTAGGTTTATAAGGCAAAATTTGTTAACAACGATGCTCTTATAAGACAATcgcaattaagaaaaaaaaaaaaaaaaacaggcttCTCTCAGCTATCGCAGCCGAGTCAGGCATTCCTAAGTTCAATTTGAACGGCGGAGTCTTACCAGCACAATTTAAAGAACGGCGCTCATAGTAACTCTGATCTATACTAAGAGGCAGTTCTCCCAAAGCAGCCTTTCTTTCGCTGAGGTCGACAAGGGAAACGCAAAATAATTTCTAGACCTATACTTGAGTGGCCATTTTTCTTGTGCTATTTTTAAGGGAGATC encodes:
- the LOC137997745 gene encoding uncharacterized protein isoform X1, coding for MSVLTIASLLSFFENENKSVSRGENHFKSNHVESFSASQGVLKGQVHASMKKKVYNVTIYLDQNNAIKSSECECPRGVYKCSHAAALFIYGIYNWSRTDVECSWKKRNAPDISRKSIAEMFPPAKPGYTALLRQPNQGDREALYSELRAYGKFTGLCWLLSPEPKQLGDLPVSTVEEVIFSEEFLTLSTAAEQLEFIKRKLKVEQEIVNQISSLTVGQRNNPSWHYVETHRIYKYVIRNDDHSPEQSSEPSRSFTSNTSALCLLS
- the LOC137997745 gene encoding uncharacterized protein isoform X2 yields the protein MSVLTIASLLSFFENENKSVSRGENHFKSNHVESFSASQGVLKGQVHASMKKKVYNVTIYLDQNNAIKSSECECPRGVYKCSHAAALFIYGIYNWSRTDVECSWKKRNAPDISRKSIAEMFPPAKPGYTALLRQPNQGDREALYSELRAYGKFTGLCWLLSPEPKQLGDLPVSTVEEVIFSEEFLTLSTAAEQLEFIKRKLKGIDKKLVERGVEGTYGRIYLQVCGDWSKKTHIKIQEGKSKMRLSFNIVSKAVRNRGYWIS